Proteins from a single region of Anastrepha ludens isolate Willacy chromosome 5, idAnaLude1.1, whole genome shotgun sequence:
- the LOC128865063 gene encoding putative nuclease HARBI1 produces the protein MFCAKVRFPMTQVERQAAKEIFASATSPFVGGTIGAIDCTHVSILAPKRHEEAYVNHHGYHSLNVQMICDPTLKILNVNAKFPGARHDSYIWSSSAVRMVMQRNFEIGNHNLFLIGDSGYPLEPWLMTPLTNQPEGTPKFLYNEALCKARNPVERLFGVLKATWRCLSQQRTLLYDPGFTGQVVNACSVLHNIRLREGIYQTENEFTEPRTNDIFVNQDAPSSTAKRIQDRLIANFFT, from the exons ATGTTTTGCGCAAAGGTGAGATTTCCCATGACCCAAGTGGAGCGGCAAgcggcaaaagaaatttttgcttCAGCAACCTCCCCGTTTGTGGGAGGTACCATTGGAGCTATCGATTGCACGCACGTGTCAATTTTGGCCCCGAAACGTCATGAAGAAGCGTATGTCAACCACCACGGCTACCATTCGCTTAATGTCCAAATG ATATGTGATCctacacttaaaattttaaacgtaaATGCCAAATTTCCGGGAGCACGGCACGATTCATACATTTGGAGTTCCTCTGCGGTGCGAATGGTTATGCAACGGAATTTTGAAATTGGAAACCATAACTTGTTTTTGATTG GTGATTCCGGGTACCCTTTGGAGCCTTGGCTGATGACTCCTCTAACAAACCAACCGGAAGGTACTCCGAAATTCTTGTACAATGAGGCATTGTGCAAAGCTCGTAACCCAGTTGAGAGACTTTTTGGTGTTCTTAAGGCAACGTGGCGGTGCTTGTCTCAACAAAGGACACTCTTGTACGATCCAGGATTTACTGGACAAGTAGTTAACGCGTGCTCAGTTTTACATAATATTCGTTTAAGAGAAGGAATATACCAGACCGAAAATGAATTCACAGAGCCCAGAACAAACGACATTTTTGTAAACCAAGATGCACCATCCTCAACAGCAAAGCGCATCCAAGACCGACtgattgctaatttttttacttaa
- the LOC128865062 gene encoding uncharacterized protein LOC128865062 codes for MTSTATKRSRATSEQLNRLLDYLMEVPGLAGSRFHSLHGKYECDKKWSELAAKLNSLGGAVKTVNQWQTVWRDLKSRTSIKARNRRRQQALTGNRPISEEPLTEFERRVSALIGEEYMKGHDSTPENIPLEEVIQMGIEVEDERVISEAPSPLRTPLAENFTLRSGNSHISDRRTPRASLKRKRMEEDGNARKKFLEIAEKQADALKMLAQSSRETVEVAKQQADALKILAESSSAIAQANKMMAEAIAVLGNGLSATAEAFNNLTNAIYRM; via the exons ATGACATCGACAGCTACcaaaagaagccgtgccacatCCGAGCAGCTAAATCGCCTGCTTGACTACCTAATGGAAGTCCCGGGTCTAGCAGGATCTAGGTTCCACAGCCTCCATGGTAAGTACGAGTGCGACAAAAAGTGGAGCGAGCTAGCAGCAAAATTAAATAGTCTGGGTGGAGCAGTGAAGACGGTGAATCAATGGCAAAcg GTATGGCGGGACTTAAAAAGCCGCACCAGCATTAAAGCACGGAATCGGCGAAGGCAACAAGCTTTAACTGGGAACAGGCCAATCAGCGAGGAGCCCCTAACGGAATTCGAGAGGCGGGTGTCTGCTCTTATAGGGGAGGAGTATATGAAGGGCCACGATTCAACCCCTGAAAATATTCCACTGGAGGAG GTAATCCAAATGGGTATCGAAGTGGAAGATGAAAGGGTGATTTCGGAAGCCCCGTCGCCTTTACGGACGCCACTGGCAGAGAATTTCACGCTGAGGTCAGGTAATTCCCATATCTCAGACAGGAGAACACCACGGGCGAGCTTGAAAAGAAAGCGCATGGAAGAAGACGGTAATGCTcggaagaaatttttggaaatagcaGAAAAACAGGCAGATGCACTAAAG atgCTAGCCCAGTCGAGTAGAGAAACAGTAGAAGTCGCGAAACAACAAGCAGATGCTTTaaag atcTTAGCCGAAAGCAGCTCTGCAATTGCTCAGGCTAATAAAATGATGGCGGAGGCAATAGCCGTATTGGGGAATGGTTTAAGCGCTACCGCAGAAGCATTCAACAATCTAACGAATGCAATCTATCGCATGTAG